The window GTAAGGAAAGAAACTGTTGAAATATGTGGTTCAGAAAAAGTATTCGGGATCCGATATATGTACTGTTGTCATTATATTAGATGGATGGTGGGTACCAATGATTGGAAATGTGAAAATCAATGCACATATgatctgttacaatgtaaaAAGTCTGACCATTCAAAATTCTTAAGATGATTTTTTACTCATTGTGTTGGGTTGTCTACATCTTAAATAGAATAATTTTATCCTCATGTCTGCTGAATAGTCCATTGATTAACACCCAGAACTAACTCATAAATATTGTAATTATCTAAAGAGTGATGTCATGCATCCCATACATGTACTTATAACTTGGTCCACAATCATTCAAGTGTTTAAGGTCAATTAGATGAAAATTTGAACAGAATGAATTCCATTCTTTGACTTGCACTAGGCTAGAAGAGCACTGAAGGCTTTGAAAGGATTGGTAAGGCTTCAAGCCCTTGTTAGGGGCCACGCTGTCAGAAAGCAAGCTGCAATTACTTTACGGTGTATGCAAGCTCTAGTGAGAGTTCAAGCTCGAGTCCGAGCAAGGCGTGTACGCTTGGCACTGGAAAGCGAAACAGCACAGCAGAAAGTTCAGCAACAACTTGCAAATGATGCTCGTGTTCGGGAAATTGAAGTAAGTGAAATCTCCTATTATTGGGCAGGAATGTTTATGTTATGATCATAATCCGATGTGCACGCACTTGTTCATGAGGCTCCACTCTTGAGAAGATGTGATTTATGTTCTGCATTTGCTGTAGGATAGAAAGGAGCACCCAGTTAGTTTTCCTGAAGCACTCAATCATTAATAAGCATAAACATTTCccagtaaataaaaataaaaataactgAGGGGGACGATAGAAAGACTGAAACATCTTTGGCCTGTGTGCTTACCTCATGCTCTGGCTTTCTGGATCCTAAGATTGATACTGTGCCTGTGAGCTAGTGAAGTATGTTGTCATCTCCTTTGCCAGCTTATTTTTTAAGGTAGAGCATCATGACTTGAAGCAACTTCCATGGAGTCTGTTGTTGTAACTTGCTCAAAATAGTAACTTTAGAAGTGCAGGTTACGTAATGCATAGATATTGCAGCTGTTTTCTACATTTAGTGATCACTATGAGAGCCTTATGCGTCCTTGATTTGGTATAACACTTTGGGCTGTGACACAGGAGGGTTGGTGTGACAGCATAGGATCTGTTGAACAAATTCAATCCAAATTACTGAAAAGGCAAGAGGCTGCAGCTAAGCGTGAGAGAGCAATGGCGTATGCTCTGGCCCATCAGGTAATTTCATCATTGATCCACTGACtgttaaaatgaaatatttccTTGGGAAATTAACTTAGTTGGGTTTTATATTCTACTTGTGCAGTGGCAAGCAGGTTCAAGGCTGCAGGCTGCCCCTGCAGGGTTTGAACCCGATAAGAACAGCTGGGGCTGGAACTGGTTGGAGCGGTGGATGGCTGTTCGCCCATGGGAAAACCGCTTTCTCGATATTAATCTCAGAGAAGGAGTGATGATTCGGGAAAATGGATTTGCTGAGGGTAACCATAATGGCACCAGACCTAATACAAAAGCTTCAGGAAAAAAAGTGGTTTCAGTGAATGTTTCAAAAACAGGTCCTACTCAGTCTGATGGTTGCAGTTCTTCTCCTGGTGATTCGGGTACAACGTTGGAGGCGAACCAATCAGCCCTAAACAAACCAAAGACTAAGCCATCTGTTGATATTGCTGCAGAAGAAATCAATTCTAGACCCGGTATTGCTTCGAGATCAAAAAGCAATCCCAAGGAGAGATCAAACCAATCTGATAAACAGGCGAAGAAGCGGCTGTCTTTGCCCAACACTGGTGActatctctctcttccccacACTCTCGATGCAATTGTAAATCTGTaacttttctttatttcaaTGTCATTGCTTATAGTATGGTTACGGGCCGACAGCAGTTACTTGACATCAGTTTTTTGATCAGTTATTTCTTCATTGTTTTGAAATCAGGTGGAGGtggtgatggtggtggtggttcTCAAACAAAACGAACTCAGGGACGAACCTCTGTTAAAGGGACACCAGACTCTCAAAAGCCACTGAGGGACAGACAGAAAGCTAACTCGAGAGGCGATGCGAACCCTCCAAAGTCCGTCCCACAGGTAGTCTAAGGATTCCCGGGAACCGGAGAGCTGTATATAAAATTTCCTCCGTTGATGAGGGGGGAGATGCCACCAACGAGTGGAAGAGATTCAAAAGCAAAAGGGGCTGATTTATAAAAGTCGTGGCAATAAGCAGTCGCGGCAGTTTCATCATCGTATGTCTGGTAAAATCGTATTTGGTTTGTAATTTACGTGATGTAACTTACCACGAGACCAGACATGTAAAGTGTTTCTTCGAAGCATGTTGTTGGGTTTGTTGTAGTTTGGTATCTTCCGTTCCATTAGCTCTCTGTTGGTTGAGAGATGGGCAGTGGGCGGTGGGCACGAATTGATGCTCTCAATTACTGTCAACAAtccaacaaaaagaaaagagaggagagagagaagggagggGTGGTGGTGGTGTTATGTTGGGGGGAAGGACTAATGATTTCTCACTTGATTTCTGGAATTACAAAATCTGATTTTGCGGGATACGTATTCGTTGCTTCGAAGTGGATGATCAAGTTTCAAATAGTGAATTTAGCCTCTTTGGTTTTACAATTTAAtgttttaactattcaatttaatttttaatattaaattttattaattatttattactctttttataatttaataatataattaatatttttttcaattatttttttttacgattcaatgatacaattattatttatttatttatttttatattttcttttataattcaataatataattattataaattaattaaaattaaaatttatttttatttaattttaaaattaaacacatcgtagatttttatttatagtgTGATTAGAGTTAGTTattactatatttttttaatgcaaaaattttaaaaactgaaaattaatataatagatTAAAGATTGCTATAATTACGAGGAAAATCCCAACCGAGTTCTAATAATTTACCTCAAGTCAAATGACAAGGTGGTACTGCCAGCAGTGGATGAGATCTGTCATacatactctctctctctctctcatctatCAATCCATCTTACCTGTCAGGCAGAGGCATCAGccgcagcagcagcagcggcAATGCCGgattggggggggggggggccaTGGTGACGGTGCTCCTGATGGGAAAACGACGAAACTTTTCAAAGTTGTGAAtctttcccttcccttcccttcacCAGACGAAGATCTCCAACTTCTTAACAAGGAGTAACCCCCCCCCCGCCCCAATTTCCcctcttttcattttccattCCCCAAATATTCTCAACCTCGCTTAATCTTGCACTTCTCCTTGATGCCCAAAGTTGGACATCTCTGCTGTCTCTTCTGTACTCAATGATACAGCCACTTTATCTTACACAAGACGCCTAAATAACTACATGAACATTTCCACGACGTTTAGTTCTACTCTACTCCATCAAGGTTCGAACAAAATAGCTACAGTGGATTCTGGACATAGTGCAAATTGACGTGATTTCGTGCTAGGTTCCTTCGATCTTGTCAGATTATGTCAATCGGTGGGGTCGGTCCCACTTACCGCTTCTGGTCATTGCGTGGAAGAAGGAATGGTCTAGTTTTGTGCGATGCAAACTCCATGGTGCAAAGTGGGATTGTGTCAAACTTGAGGgtccaaaaatgaaaaaacttTCCTAAGTTCTAAAGCCGTCAAAACATGTCCCAGACCAAACCTCACACCCATGATCTGATCTCtgtctctccctctctctctctccccaccCCCCCAACTTGATCTCTGTTCTCTGCACCTTcgccatctctctctctctctctctctctctcacacactgCTCCCAAATCCAAACCTtcgtctctctctcctccttctCCAATGCTTTACCAGCCCCAACCGCAACCATGAAATGAAACCCTAATTCCCCAATTCAGATCGAACCCAGAAACCccttttcctcctcctcctcctcctccttccatTCTCGCTCGCACATCGATCGGGAGAGGAGAGGATCCATCCAAATGTATAGGGCGTCGCCATTCCTCATCTCCGTCAGcctcctcctctccctccccctcctcttcctcctagCCCCCCGCATCCTCCCCCCTCTCTTCCCCCTCCCCGACCCCATCTCCCCCGCCGACGAGCTCGACGACCTCTCCCTCCTCCGCCGCGCCTCCTccgcctcctcctccctcACCCGCCTCTCCTCCTCGTCCTCCCACCACAAGATCgccttcctcttcctcaccAACTCCGACCTCCACTTCTCCCCCCTCTGGCACCGCTTCTTCCACAACCGCCCCCGCTCCCTCTTCAACCTCTACATCCATGCCGACCCCTCCGCCAATGTCTCCCTCCCCCCTCCCGGCTCCGTCTTCCACGGCCGCCTCATCCCCTCCAAGCGCACCTCCCGCGCCTCCCCCACCCTCATCTCCGCCACCCGCCGCCTGCTCGCTACCGCCCTCCTCGACGACCCCGCCAACGCCTACTTCGCCGTCCTCTCCCAGTACTGTGTCCCCCTCCACTCCTTCGACTACGTCTACCGCTCCCTCTTCGTCTCCCCCACCTTCGACCGCTCCGCCCCCGCCGCCGAGTCCGCCCAGCACGGCGTCCGCCTCAGCTACCGCAGCTTCATCGAGGCGCTGGACAAATCCCCCAGCCTGTGGAAGCGGTACACTGCCCGCGGGAGGTACGCGATGCTCCCCGAGGTCCCGTTCGAGAAGTTCCGCGTCGGGTCCCAGTTCTTCACGCTCACTCGCCGTCACGCACTCGTGGTGATTCGGGATCGGTCCCTCTGGAAGAAATTCAAGCTGCCCTGTTACAGGGAGGACTCGTGCTACCCGGAGGAGCACTACTTCCCCACGCTCCTCTCGATGGAGGATCCGCGCGGGCTCACGCGGTACACCCTCACCGCCGTCAACTGGACGGGCACTGTCAACGGGCACCCCCACACATACGGGCCCAGGGAGGTTTCTCCGGAGCTGATCCAGCGGCTGAGAGCCTCCAACCACTCCGAGTCTTACCTGTTCGCGAGGAAGTTCTCGCCGGATTGCTTGGAGCCGCTAATGAAAATCGCCAATAAGTCCATTTTCCGAGACTGaggttttccttttcctccgGTGAGTAACCGTCACTTCCAAAGCTTTAATTTTCACTGCATTGCGTTTCGTGGGTCGGCTTTTGGTCCAAGTGCTTTGCGTCTAGTGAGTTTAACTGTCCCAATGTGGTTGTCGGTGGCCGGAAACATGTtcggttttcttcttttttttttttttttggggggggggagggggtaATCATTGGAAGCTCAAGTAAAATCTTTGCCCAGCAAAGATCAAAGAAGTGAGAATTTTTCGGTCAAGTCCGATCGGCTGCCTGATTAAGCATTAGTCAGTATTCCCTAGAATCCTGAAAATCTTTTGCTGGGTGACCAGAAAGTTATGATTTTTCATAGCAAGAAACTACAAAGCTGTGATTTTTACTTGGTGGAAGACTGAAGAATAAGTCGCGGTCAAATCTGTGATTTCATTGGATGCACCTTGGCAGAGTTTATCGTTCATTGAAAATCTGTTGGGTAGAATATTCTCAGCTTAAAAAAATCCACTTGTTCATATTCTTATTCTAGATTTGCTGGTGGTTCAATCTTTACGTTTCTTGGCTTACCTCCCATCAGTAAATTGGAATAGCGATTCACTCAGAGGGACCGTAGGAAAAGGATCACTGTTGAAACAGTTCAACTAATCACATCGTCTTCCCAATTTTCATGACGTCGGAGATGGAGCAAGGGAAGTTGGCGAAACGATAGAATAGCTAAAAGAAATGGAAGCATCTGCATCTCTTTTAGTCAGAGATCTGGTGGATTGTCATTTTATTAGCTAGAAATAGAACTAGAACTACATTTTCTGGCCAAACATTAGTTCAGATTAGTTGAAGCTGAGTCTTTGAACGCCGACACAGTGTTTGCAGACGGTTCGAATTGgatttcgttttttttttttttttttcctcaggTGGGAATTGAGCTAAATTTGATCTTAGATGGGGGAACCTTGAACTTCGATGATGGATTGATTCCACATTTAGTGACCAAGGCTGCAATCTTAGCAATTTTGTCCTTTTGTGCTGCTAAGAAACAAAAGATTCTCTGTGCCTCAATCTAGATCACTTGTCTGCTTATGAATTTGTTACTATGCAGTGTCTTCGCATCTCTTCACATTGTTGTCATCTATGTTGTTTCCTGCATTATACGTGGGCTAAGGGTGTGATTCGATACAGGTGATTCAAAGTATCAAGTGGAGGAAAATTTTCGACGAATGCCCTATGATATGTCGGAGTTTGTAATCCATTGGAGGGGGGAGGAGAAGGAAGGTTTCGAAGAGGCGCAAGGTGCCCACGAGACGCATCCAACCCGGGAAAAGCTCCAATGCTACTAAGAGAGAGTGGAGAGTAGTGTTTTGCAGTCTGAATGCAAAATGAGAGGTCTAAAAGCATAAAGAAGTGCTTCCGAGGTACATAAGTTtcctttgttttattttttcattttctttctttgggTGGGGGGTGGGTTAATGGTGTAGAATTGGATTAGAGGGTACCTAATTAAGTTGGGGTGGCTTtgcctccttttttttttttttggggggtcGTAATTCTTGTACATATTATGGAATTGGGGGAGGGGAGTCGAAGAGGATGAATGAGTCCTTCTCATGTACTCTCTTTTtcggaggaagaggaaaagggaaaaggtgGGTGTGGACTAATGGAGGAGGGGAGACAAAGTTGATGGGCttatattgttattattaatcAATCCGCAGAAAGTGAAGTAAAAAAGAAGACGAAAGGCTCTTTTGCTTTGCCTTTAGCCCCCAATTGCTTCTCTCTTTTGCTTGCTACTATATAGTTCGTGTacggtgtatatatatatatacgagtTTCTTGATTGATCCCGAACATGGAATGGAACATACCGACACCGACACGAGCCTTTTCTCAATGACATTTACTTGTGGGGCTGTTTGATATCGGATATTGGGGCAGCTTCGTAGGTGGACCCTTTAGAAGCATTACATGTGAGGGTTCTATTAGTTTGTTCActagatatgtatatatattatatatatatatatatatgtatacagaGGAAGGGAAGAGGAGGGCAGTAGTGTAATAACAATATGACATATGAAGTTGTTTGGTGCTAAACGTGTCAGGCATGGGGTGCAGTTGTCGGTGCTGAGGGCCCCCCTGTATtaataaaaccaaaaaaaaaaaaaacaaaaaaacagaGGAATAGACAAATCCATCCTTCCCTGTTGGTTGTACGGATTCCCTGAAAGAGCGGTCCGTCATCCCCCATGTCCTTGTTCTTCTGTTGCATTGCagttgaaaattgaaattaggACATGCAGTGTCCCGTCCCCGAATGAagcttcctttttctttttttttttctttttttttttaatataaaaaagaatcatTAGGGAATCACCGAATGCTTTGGTCAGAATGCGTCGGTGTCAAATCTTCAGTCCCACAGATTATTCAACGCCTGATAAACTATTGCACCTGCGTGTGCGGATCTAGTGGCTGGAAGAGGTGTTTTAATGTGTGAAATTTAATCAAATGTTACGAAGAATTTTTTGTGCATCGGGCGTGTTATAGTCACGTACTAATGTAAATCACAGAGGTATCGGGCGTGTTATAGTCACGTACTAATGTAAATCACAGAGGTGCTGGGATTTCTCGGGAACTTCATCGACGTTACATCTGATAACTCAACATGTGAAAGATTGTGAACGAAGGAAAATGATGATCGAGAAACTGGGACTGGGACTGGGAAGGAGCAATGTTGAAGGGAAGGCGGAGACGTGAGGCTGAAGAAATAAGAGACAGACGGCAACAAGTTTAGTTGGGGCAGACAGCATAACCATATTTTccatgaaaaagaaagggaactGCCCCGtacattaaattaaattaaattaaataaatgtgctGCTGCTGGATGTTGACTCTTTGTCaacttttcaaaacaaagaaGGAATCCGATGAGAGTGGAGggggaaaaaatttaaatttttttttttcaaaattctctCGAATATGATTTGTATTATATCACCTCTTCTTTGCTTTGCTGCCTTTCGTTGActaaaaggaagagaaggtcAAGGACAGCTGAAAAGAGAGCTAAAGAGAAGTCTGATCTGAGCAAGTAGCCTGTAAAGAATCGGAATGAATACTGTTTACAACCAGTTCTCGACCGTTCGCAGTTTCCGGGGAAACTCCTAGTACAATGCGTTCGAGTTCTGCAAATCTGTATTCCTTGGTGAATTCTCTTTCAAATGGAAGGTGGGACTCTTTTGGGGTCCAATGTTTATGCAGACTTTTCAAGATATCTGTTATTTCGATCACTATACTTAGGGAGCCTTCTCGATCAACCGATAAGAATTGATCCGGCTCGACATAGATAGGCACGTGGTGTTTCATGAACCGAGGTTGCTGATGCCAAAGTAGACTGTCTTCTGCTGATACGAATTGATGGCATAGTCCACCTGAAAGTGACCGACTGGAGCTTTAAAACGGAGGCCGTACCCAAGCCCCATTCCTGAACCGAGCTTCCCGTGCCTCAGTGCTGGATTTCCTGCAAGGAAGAAATTCGTCCAAAGTGGGAATTgagaaattgaaaagtttcGTATAGCTGGACAATCTAAAGTCCGTCAGTAATAGCTGTGTGAGGTATATCAACTCCGGGCAATTCAAAGACAGTCCATAGTCCTGGGGCTGTTTATAACTTGCCAATTAAGAATTCTCAGATGTACTAGTACTATCGAGTGCACCAAAGATGCAGTTCTCGATTCTCCTGAGAGGCCACAATCACTGCGAGCAAACATATTAATGACGAGGAACGCGCAATTTCTGATCTACGATCAAGAGAGGCCACCAGTATCGTGG of the Punica granatum isolate Tunisia-2019 chromosome 6, ASM765513v2, whole genome shotgun sequence genome contains:
- the LOC116211859 gene encoding glycosyltransferase BC10-like, yielding MYRASPFLISVSLLLSLPLLFLLAPRILPPLFPLPDPISPADELDDLSLLRRASSASSSLTRLSSSSSHHKIAFLFLTNSDLHFSPLWHRFFHNRPRSLFNLYIHADPSANVSLPPPGSVFHGRLIPSKRTSRASPTLISATRRLLATALLDDPANAYFAVLSQYCVPLHSFDYVYRSLFVSPTFDRSAPAAESAQHGVRLSYRSFIEALDKSPSLWKRYTARGRYAMLPEVPFEKFRVGSQFFTLTRRHALVVIRDRSLWKKFKLPCYREDSCYPEEHYFPTLLSMEDPRGLTRYTLTAVNWTGTVNGHPHTYGPREVSPELIQRLRASNHSESYLFARKFSPDCLEPLMKIANKSIFRD
- the LOC116211532 gene encoding protein IQ-DOMAIN 1 — its product is MGVSGKWIKALVGFKKSEKSPSSTKDDNNNAGNKFRYWRKHSVEIENNFAAEFDCNAAAHVEEVNTSFAVGTPSSFQVQEASHSQQTLREEWAATRIQTAFRGFLARRALKALKGLVRLQALVRGHAVRKQAAITLRCMQALVRVQARVRARRVRLALESETAQQKVQQQLANDARVREIEEGWCDSIGSVEQIQSKLLKRQEAAAKRERAMAYALAHQWQAGSRLQAAPAGFEPDKNSWGWNWLERWMAVRPWENRFLDINLREGVMIRENGFAEGNHNGTRPNTKASGKKVVSVNVSKTGPTQSDGCSSSPGDSGTTLEANQSALNKPKTKPSVDIAAEEINSRPGIASRSKSNPKERSNQSDKQAKKRLSLPNTGGGGDGGGGSQTKRTQGRTSVKGTPDSQKPLRDRQKANSRGDANPPKSVPQVV